TTCCTTATCAGTACAAATCTCAACTTTTATGCCGGTGATTGTCTGAAGGATATGGATGATTTGTTTTAGGGAATGAGACTTACCTGAGCATAAGTTATAGACTTCACCGTTTCCCTTTCCTTGGGCGAGTAATTCATAGGCACGGACTACATCGGATACATGCAGGAAATCGCGTTCTACCTCAATATTTCCAACATGTAAAACGGGCTCTTTCCATCCTTTTTCAATTTCAACAAATTGTTTAGCAAAACTGGATAAAACAAATCGTTCGTTTTGTCCTGCCCCCGAATGATTAAAAGGACGAACGATAACTGTTGCTAACAGTCCCTTTTTATGAATGTATTGGCAGTAAAAATCTGAGGCAAGTTTTGATATGGCATAGGGATTTTGAGGATTTAACGGATGTGTCTCGTTCACAGGCAAATAATGCGGAGGTCCATATACCTCTGAAGTGCTGATAAATATAAAGGTAATGTTTTGCCCAAAATGGTTATTCAATATTTGTGTTAATGTGATGACGCTGTCGGTATTGGTTTGAAAACAGGAGAGTGGGTCTTGCATGGATTGTGGAACAAAACTAATAGCGGATAGATGAAATACATGGGAGACAGGACCTATGGTTTTGAGGAAGTTTTCGGTTTGCTCTTTATCCAATAGATTGCAAGTGTGTATACCTGTTTGAGAGGTAATATCGCAACCGATTACTTCCCAACCCGAGTTCTGGAGATGTCGGGTTAGATGTTTGCCGACAAAACCTCCGGTACCGGTAATGAGAGCCCGTTTGCTCATGCTTCTGCCTTTGATTCGCGAATATGTTTCTCAACAAATTTCAAGTCAGCATCTACCATCATTTGAACTAAATCGGAGAATGAATGTTTCTTTCTCCATCCTAATTTTGCTTTGGCTTTGGAACAATTGCCCAGAAGCAAGTTTACTTCTGCGGGACGATAGAATTGTTGGTCCGTTTTAACATACTTTTGCCAGTCCAGTCCAACATGTGAAAATGCAATCTCACAAAATTCACGGACGCTATGCGTTTCTTCACTGGCAATAACATAATCATCGGGGGTATCCTGCTGTAACATTAACCACATGGCTTCAACATAATCACCCGCAAAACCCCAGTCCCGTTTGGCTTCCAGATTTCCTAAAAGCAATTCATTTTTCAATCCATGAACAATACAGGCAACTCCATGAGTTATTTTTCGTGTAACGAACTCAAGCCCTCGCCGTGGGGATTCATGATTAAAAAGAATGCCTGAACATGTAAAAATATCATAACTTTCCCGATAATTTACGGTAATCATGTGACCATAAACTTTTGCGACACCATAGGGACTACGCGGGTGGAAAGGAGTATTTTCTGTTTGAGGGGTTTCCTTTACCTTACCAAACATTTCGCTGGAAGAAGCCTGATAGAAACGGATTTTGGGATTTACTACACGAATGGCTTCTAATACGCGTGTAACGCCTAATGCGGTTACATCGCCCGTTAGAATAGGTTGCTTCCATGAAGTAGGGACAAAGGACTGGGCCGCGAGATTGTATACTTCATGCGGGTTGGCAGTTTGGATAGCCTCAATCACAGATACCTGGTCTGTTAAATCCGCTTGAATGAGGGTAATATTATCCTGAATATGAGCAATGCGTTCGAATGTTTCCGTGCTTGACCTGCGGACAATACCATATACCTCATATCCTTTTGATAGTAAAAATTCTGCGAGATAAGAGCCATCCTGTCCAGTAATTCCTGTTATCAAGGCACGGCGTTTTTCTTTGTTTCCGATTTCTTGCATGTTTATCTCCTAATCAATATTGTAAAACTTTTTGAACCAGTGAACATAGCGTTGAATACCTTCTTCTACGGGGATGCAGGGTTTGTAGTTAAGTAAAGTTTGGGCATGTGTAATATCTGCATAGGTGATTTCTACATCCCCCGGTTGATAAGGTTGCCATTCAATTTCCGCAGGTTTGCCTACACATTTTGAAATGATTTCTATTAGGTCAATAAGTTTTGTTGTTCGACTTTCACCCAGATTAAAAATTTCATATTGAAAGGGTCTCTCAATACTTTTCATAATCCCATCCAGAATATCATCAATATAAGTATAATCACGAGCGGAAGTCCCATCGCCAAAAAGAATGACAGGTTTCCCTGAGATGATTTGCTTTGTAAATTTATGAATTCCCATATCGGGTCTTTGTCGCGGACCATATACCGTAAAAAAGCGGAGCATGGTTACATTCAGTCCGTAGATGGAACTATAAACATGGGATTGGAGTTCATTTGTTCGTTTGGTTACTGCATAGGGACTGATGGGAAACATTACGGGGTCCTCCTCGGAATAAGGGATGGCTTTACTTCCTCCGTATACCGATGAACTGGACGCAAATACAAGATGAGAAGGACGGATATCCCGACAAGCATCCAATATGTTTTGCGAACCGATAATGTTTATTCGGTAATACTCCTCGGGATTTTCAAGAGAAGGACGAACACCGGCACGGGCAGCAAGGTGAACCACTACATCCGGTCTTTGTTTTTCAAAAATTTCATATAGGGTTTCTCTGTCGCATATATCTGCTTCATATAATGTGAAAAGGTCAGATTTGGAAGCCGTTTCTATATATCTTCGTTTTATCTGTGGGTCATAGGTTGGACTAAAATCATCCATTCCAATAACCTCATGTTTGCATGCTATAAGTCGGTCTGCAAGGCTGGAACCAATAAATCCCGCTACACCTGTTATTAATACTTTCATAAACTTCCCCTTATGTTATTTACATGGAATTAAAAGTGTAATAAAAAAACTTTTCAAAAGGCAAACCTTTTGATTTTTTTGTTTCATTAAAGGAGCTGTTATTTATGTTTATATCTCCGCAAATCGGGAATAAATTTTTATTAAAGAAAATATTTTCTATGCCGATAATAAATATTGGAAGCCGACACATGGAGGTTGAGGCAAAAGACACGGAAGTCAGGAATGCCTGAAAGGGCAAGCATCCAGAATAGCGCCATGACAGAAGACTGTCGTGGCGTTCTTATTTTAAATTGTTATGAATTAAATCAATTGTATTTTTTCCTACCCATCGTTCATGGTAAAAAGACTATGCAAAAATCCGCTATGTATATGTAATGTATAGCACACATTAATCCTGTTATTACTATAATCTAAATCCGCTCTTATTTGTAATTCCATTTTTGTCACCAATATTTATCGTGAAACAAATGTTTATAAAATTATGTTATATTTTATAAGAATGTTTTTTTGGAGTGTAAACATGGAAAATTTGGCGAAGTATCAACAGTATGCAGAAAAAATAACAATATTTAAAGAACTAACAGCTGAAGAAGTTGCCCATCTTCTCAAACAGGGGAGGGTTTTTGATTATCCTCAAGGAAAGACTATTTTTTATGAAGGGCAATTAGGTTCGGCTTTGTTTGTTATATTATCCGGTAAAGTTGGATTGTATAAAAAGGCGAAAGAAATTGCGGTAATTGGTGTTGGGGATGTTTTTGGGGAAATGTCCGTATTAAACAAATCGCCGAGAACGGCGTCTGCGGTAGCACTTACACCTGTTCGTGTTTTTACGATGGATGAACACCAATTGTCTACCATGATGGACACGAAAATTGCCGTTCGTTTTTTAATGAATATTATCCATGTTCTTTCGGAGCGATTAGAACGAATGAATAAAGGTGCATGAGGAAGAATTGCTAATCCTGAATCCCCTAGCTTAACTCTTTTGCTCGATAGCCAATCAAAATAATGAAGACAAATAAAGAGAATAATAAAGACCTATAAGTCGTAGGGAACAGATTTATTTTATATATGTTCTCTTTTCTTTCCTTCCAATTACTTTTATCGCTTCTTTTTTGTTACAATAAAATTAGATATTGATGTAAAAATCTAAAATTGGAGGAATATAATATAAAATGATTGAAAGAGTTGTTCGGATAATAAAGTTTTTAGTGTTTAGTGTGTTATGTCTCATATTAACCTTTTTTGTTTTAGTGAGTTTGTTTGATAATGTTTTGGCTTTGGTGGATTTGCCCAATTACAATTATATTCCCGATATTAAAAAGCTTAAAGAAGAGGGAAAATTAAAAGAAGCCTATGAACTTGCACAATATGTTACAAAAAATCCGGACCTTCCCGAATATTTAGAAGCCCAAAAATTAGCGGAAGAATTGGATCAGGAAATAAATTCGTTTTGGGGTAGAGCCAAAAGGGTTGTTAACGGTTTTATTTTTGGCTCGGGTGATTCAATTGAAGAAATCGTAGGGGGTATGGCTTCCGATTTAATTGCGTATGGGGATGTTCGAGATTTGGTGAAACAGGGTTATTATAAAATAACAGGAAAAGAGACAGACGCGGTAATTGTAGCATTGGCGAGTATCGGACTATTGACAGAGTTTGTAGATATTGCAGATTGGGTACCATCTATATTAAAAGCATTTCGTAAAGTAAAATCAATTACAAACAAATTTGCTGATTTTATTATCTCAAGTTGTAAAAAGTCTGCAAAAGCTATGAAACTGGACGATTCTTTAGGACTTGCCTTTAAGAATATCCAAAAAATGGTGGACAAAGTTGGGATGAGTAGGGGAGCAACTATTATGAAACATATAGATACGCCATTAGATTTGGATGTTGTGGTGAAGATGATGGATAAAAATTCGGATGCAGTTTATTTGGCGGTGAAAAATGGAGGAAGTGATGGAATAGATGTAATTAAGAAGGTATCTTCTATGGATAATGGGGTTGACTTGTTATCTATAGCGGGGAAGAAAGGTCCTGCAGGAATTCAATTCCTTAAAAAGGGAGGGATAGTTCATCGATATGCAATTATTACCCGAGTGGGAGCAAGGTTAGCAAAAAATATCTATTTAGGGCGAGTTTATAATTTATGGAAGGCTCAATTTTCTTTAATTCCAAAACAATTTCGATGGGGAATTTTTGGAATTTTGTTATTAGCAACCGTGTTTTGCTTTTATAATGTCGGGAAAGAATTTTGGAAGATTTATCATGACATAATATTATCAAGGAGAGTAAAAAGCACGGTCTCTTCAGGATAATATTTCGGTTGAGGGAGAGCAAATATTTGTAATTATTAATTAAATACAGTATTTTTTAGTAAGAAGCAAACTATTTCCGAAATAAAATGCTGGATAATTCTCTAACAAAAATTTTATACATTACATATTTCGAAGGCGCGTTTTAGGGATTGGAGAGGATCGGGGTTTTTAGGGACGAATTCGTGGGCGACGAAGCCATCATAATTCAGTTCTACGAGCACTTCGCAAATTCTGCGATAGTTTAATTCTTGTGTTTCGTCAATATCATTTCTACCCGGAACGCCACCTGTATGGATATGTCCGATGTATTGAATGTTATCTTTGAGTGTCTGGATAATATCGCCTTCCATAATTTGCATGTGGTAAATGTCATAGAGGAGTTTAAAACGCGGGGAAGCAATGCGTTTTGCTAATTCTACGCCCCAGGAGGTATGGTCGCACATATAATTTTTGTGGTCGCGTTTGCTGTTGAGCAATTCCATAATAACATTAACACCTAATTGCTCTGCTAAGGGCATAATTTCTTTTAGCCCTTTAACGCAGTTTTCTAAACCTTCTTTATCATCAATTTTACCGCGATTGCCGGAAAAGACAATCATGTTGGTAAGTCCTGCTTCGGCGACTTCACGGAGGCGTTTTGCTGCATTGTCAATGAGGTGTTTATGGTTAGCGGGGTCATTCCAACCTTTTTCAATTCCGCCGGGACCGTTTGCCATTGTGCAAATAAGTCCATGCTCTTTAACAATTGCCCATTCGTTCGGGTCAAGCAAATCAATACCAACCAAGCCGATTTCTTTTACTGCTTTGCAAAAATCAGGCATGGGGATTTTCCCATAACACCAGCGTGAAACGGATTGCTTTATGCGTCCCTTGGATGGTGTTGTATCCTGAGCAGAGGTAGTTGTGGCTATGATAGGTGAGGTTAATGTGGCGATGGAGAT
This genomic stretch from Candidatus Hydrogenedens sp. harbors:
- a CDS encoding GDP-mannose 4,6-dehydratase, translating into MSKRALITGTGGFVGKHLTRHLQNSGWEVIGCDITSQTGIHTCNLLDKEQTENFLKTIGPVSHVFHLSAISFVPQSMQDPLSCFQTNTDSVITLTQILNNHFGQNITFIFISTSEVYGPPHYLPVNETHPLNPQNPYAISKLASDFYCQYIHKKGLLATVIVRPFNHSGAGQNERFVLSSFAKQFVEIEKGWKEPVLHVGNIEVERDFLHVSDVVRAYELLAQGKGNGEVYNLCSGKSHSLKQIIHILQTITGIKVEICTDKERTRTNDIPIICGSYEKLKTDTSWEPKYDIKDILNDLLIYWREKINPTV
- the gmd gene encoding GDP-mannose 4,6-dehydratase, which produces MQEIGNKEKRRALITGITGQDGSYLAEFLLSKGYEVYGIVRRSSTETFERIAHIQDNITLIQADLTDQVSVIEAIQTANPHEVYNLAAQSFVPTSWKQPILTGDVTALGVTRVLEAIRVVNPKIRFYQASSSEMFGKVKETPQTENTPFHPRSPYGVAKVYGHMITVNYRESYDIFTCSGILFNHESPRRGLEFVTRKITHGVACIVHGLKNELLLGNLEAKRDWGFAGDYVEAMWLMLQQDTPDDYVIASEETHSVREFCEIAFSHVGLDWQKYVKTDQQFYRPAEVNLLLGNCSKAKAKLGWRKKHSFSDLVQMMVDADLKFVEKHIRESKAEA
- a CDS encoding GDP-mannose 4,6-dehydratase, whose translation is MKVLITGVAGFIGSSLADRLIACKHEVIGMDDFSPTYDPQIKRRYIETASKSDLFTLYEADICDRETLYEIFEKQRPDVVVHLAARAGVRPSLENPEEYYRINIIGSQNILDACRDIRPSHLVFASSSSVYGGSKAIPYSEEDPVMFPISPYAVTKRTNELQSHVYSSIYGLNVTMLRFFTVYGPRQRPDMGIHKFTKQIISGKPVILFGDGTSARDYTYIDDILDGIMKSIERPFQYEIFNLGESRTTKLIDLIEIISKCVGKPAEIEWQPYQPGDVEITYADITHAQTLLNYKPCIPVEEGIQRYVHWFKKFYNID
- a CDS encoding cyclic nucleotide-binding domain-containing protein, producing the protein MENLAKYQQYAEKITIFKELTAEEVAHLLKQGRVFDYPQGKTIFYEGQLGSALFVILSGKVGLYKKAKEIAVIGVGDVFGEMSVLNKSPRTASAVALTPVRVFTMDEHQLSTMMDTKIAVRFLMNIIHVLSERLERMNKGA
- a CDS encoding TIM barrel protein, with product MKKSEQTIKHKTGRRDFIKTISIATLTSPIIATTTSAQDTTPSKGRIKQSVSRWCYGKIPMPDFCKAVKEIGLVGIDLLDPNEWAIVKEHGLICTMANGPGGIEKGWNDPANHKHLIDNAAKRLREVAEAGLTNMIVFSGNRGKIDDKEGLENCVKGLKEIMPLAEQLGVNVIMELLNSKRDHKNYMCDHTSWGVELAKRIASPRFKLLYDIYHMQIMEGDIIQTLKDNIQYIGHIHTGGVPGRNDIDETQELNYRRICEVLVELNYDGFVAHEFVPKNPDPLQSLKRAFEICNV